A stretch of Myxococcus hansupus DNA encodes these proteins:
- a CDS encoding non-ribosomal peptide synthetase: MTLAIPNASYQPPRNPTEEVLCELWSALLEVDRVGIHDDFFELGGHSLIATQLVSRLNELFHLRFPLPSIFDAPTIAELSKAIESARGASAPEQDVALRPGTSGDALPLSFAQERLWFMEQLHPGTATYNIPVFYRITSPLDVGVLQRALDELLRRHESLRATFAASGATPVSRITPPRAFPLPVINLSHLSEDARVVELSRITEAQAQAPINIHTGPLLRGTLLRLQERDHRLLLTVHHIVSDGWTVGVLMRELRTLYSDFTAGRPSSLPSLDLRYADFADWQRKWMPGQTQERLLPYWRKRLAGAPTLLALPTDRPRPAVQRFKGTRRTFHLHEESARAIDALCRKERTTLFMTLLAGFSVLLQRYSGQEDLVLGSPISGRIRPEVEGLVGFFVNTLVLRNDLSGNPRFVDLLARVREVTLGAFAHQELPFEKLVEALQPERTLRHAQLFQVMFVLQNAPTLAADPSAALQLSATAESWEVNTGTAKCDLILYMARTAEGLRATFEYDTDLFDDARIERMAEHLQVLLEAAANDPHQRISELPLLMPAERHRVLSEWNAASADFPRDRCIPALFSEQAARTPDATAVSYGAQRLTYRELDARSNQLARHLRSLGVGPEVLVGLCVERSVDLVVSMLGILKAGGAYLPLEASYPAERLAFMLEDSRVGLLLVHEARLRHLPPFQGPIVRIDEAGDAVSRQSDLPLPLTSGPDHVAYVIYTSGSTGRPKGSAILHRGVAALLLNSDFVGFAPEDRVAQASNASFDPSTFEIWGALLHGAHLVGITADPAREPYELAAQVQAEAITIMFVTTAVLHLMARQVPDAFRDVHTLVFGGEAADPLALREVLRHGPPRRLLNGYGPTECTVFSTFDPIDSPPPLGRPVPIGRAITNGPVYLLDAHLRPVPIGVPGELYVAGERLGRGYFNRPELTARTFVPDPFSTRPGARLYKTGDLGRHLPDGRIEYLGRVDLQVKIRGFRVELGEIEEQLRQHPAVKDCTVVALQAGGDRKLAAYVVARDEPPAQASLRTWLRDRLPEHMVPASFTLLPTLPLTHNGKVDRRALPSPEPAQGDASSYQAPRNFTEEVLCRLWASLLEMERVGIHDNFFHLGGHSLLATQVVSRVRAELGVELSLRTLFAGPTVAQLAQQLSSPETSVALARPVPPLRRVPREGALPVSFAQERLWRFFQRAPESSAYNIPRAFRLTGPLEPRHLEAAFQGLIARHEALRLTYAEEAGVPVQRIQPPPSFQLRQVDLRGREDREEEALRDMLSSALRPFDLTRGPLMHASLLRLGDEEHIVFFCMHHIASDGWSLGILARELGRLYTASVTGEDAGLPPLTIQYPDYGTWQRDWLSGDELKERIGFWQKALEGAPTLLNLPTDRPRPPTRTFTGLRLPVDFGAERSRALHGLCRREQVTPFMALLAAFGAVLARYAGQEEVIIGSPIANRLQPELEPLIGMFVNGLCLRVNLRGRPPFRELLQRVREETLAGYAHQEVPIDQVIASLGVELPANRPPVFQTMFVLQNTPTAPLEFPGLTVTPVPVNRGSVTYELTLALSETSEGFTGTLEFNTDLFETHTAERLHANLVKLLDDVLINPHMPMTVTPE; encoded by the coding sequence ATGACGCTCGCCATCCCGAATGCCAGTTACCAGCCCCCGCGCAACCCGACGGAGGAGGTCCTCTGCGAGCTCTGGAGCGCGCTGCTGGAAGTCGATCGCGTGGGCATCCACGACGACTTCTTCGAGCTCGGCGGCCACTCCCTCATCGCCACCCAGCTCGTCTCGCGGCTCAACGAGCTCTTCCATCTCCGCTTCCCCCTGCCCAGCATCTTCGATGCGCCCACCATCGCGGAGCTGTCGAAAGCCATCGAGTCGGCGCGGGGTGCCTCGGCACCGGAGCAGGACGTGGCCCTCCGCCCTGGCACTTCCGGAGACGCGCTGCCGCTCTCGTTCGCGCAGGAGCGGCTCTGGTTCATGGAGCAGCTCCACCCAGGGACCGCCACCTACAACATCCCCGTCTTCTACCGCATCACCTCACCGCTCGATGTCGGCGTGCTCCAGCGCGCCCTCGATGAGCTGCTCCGCCGCCACGAGTCGCTCCGCGCCACCTTCGCCGCCAGCGGTGCGACGCCGGTCTCGCGCATCACGCCGCCGCGCGCCTTCCCCTTGCCGGTCATCAACCTGAGCCACCTCTCCGAGGACGCGCGCGTGGTGGAGCTGTCGCGCATCACCGAGGCGCAAGCACAAGCCCCCATCAACATCCACACAGGTCCCCTCCTCCGAGGCACCCTGCTCCGGCTCCAGGAACGCGACCACCGGCTCCTCCTCACGGTCCATCACATCGTCTCCGACGGCTGGACGGTGGGCGTGCTCATGCGTGAACTCCGGACGCTGTATTCGGACTTCACGGCGGGACGGCCTTCATCCCTCCCCTCGCTCGACCTCCGGTATGCCGACTTCGCCGACTGGCAACGGAAGTGGATGCCAGGACAAACCCAGGAGCGGCTCCTTCCCTACTGGCGCAAGCGTCTCGCGGGAGCTCCCACCCTCCTCGCGCTCCCCACCGACCGCCCCAGGCCCGCCGTCCAACGGTTCAAAGGCACCCGGCGGACCTTCCACCTCCACGAGGAATCCGCACGGGCCATCGACGCGCTCTGCCGCAAGGAGCGCACGACGCTGTTCATGACGCTCCTCGCGGGCTTCAGCGTCCTCCTCCAGCGATACTCGGGACAGGAGGACCTCGTCCTCGGCTCGCCCATCTCCGGGCGCATCCGGCCGGAGGTGGAGGGACTCGTCGGCTTCTTCGTCAACACGCTCGTCCTGCGCAATGACCTGTCGGGCAACCCGCGCTTCGTCGACCTCCTGGCCCGCGTGCGCGAGGTCACCCTGGGTGCGTTCGCCCACCAGGAGCTGCCGTTCGAAAAGCTGGTCGAAGCCCTCCAGCCGGAGCGCACCCTCCGCCACGCGCAGCTCTTCCAGGTGATGTTCGTCCTCCAGAACGCGCCCACGCTGGCGGCGGACCCGTCCGCGGCGCTCCAGCTCAGCGCCACGGCGGAGTCCTGGGAGGTGAACACCGGGACGGCGAAGTGCGACCTCATCCTCTACATGGCGAGGACCGCCGAAGGACTTCGCGCCACCTTCGAGTACGACACGGACCTCTTCGATGACGCGCGCATCGAACGCATGGCGGAGCACCTCCAGGTCTTGCTGGAGGCCGCGGCCAACGACCCGCACCAGCGCATCTCCGAGCTGCCCCTGCTCATGCCCGCCGAGCGCCACCGGGTGCTGAGCGAGTGGAACGCCGCTTCCGCCGACTTCCCTCGCGACCGCTGCATCCCTGCGCTCTTCTCCGAGCAGGCCGCGAGGACGCCGGACGCCACCGCCGTCTCCTACGGCGCCCAGCGGCTCACATACCGGGAGCTCGACGCCCGGTCCAACCAGCTCGCCCGACATCTGCGTTCGCTCGGCGTGGGTCCCGAGGTCCTCGTCGGCTTGTGTGTCGAGCGCTCCGTGGACCTCGTCGTCAGCATGCTCGGCATCCTCAAGGCCGGAGGTGCCTACCTGCCGCTGGAGGCGTCCTATCCGGCAGAACGCCTGGCCTTCATGCTCGAGGACTCCCGCGTCGGACTCCTGCTCGTCCACGAAGCCCGGCTGCGACACCTGCCGCCCTTCCAGGGCCCCATCGTCCGCATCGACGAGGCAGGAGACGCTGTCTCGCGGCAGTCCGACCTTCCGCTCCCACTGACCTCGGGACCCGACCACGTCGCCTACGTCATCTACACCTCGGGCTCCACGGGCAGGCCCAAGGGCAGCGCCATCCTTCATCGCGGCGTCGCGGCCCTGCTCCTGAACTCCGACTTCGTCGGCTTCGCGCCGGAGGACCGCGTCGCGCAAGCCTCCAACGCCTCCTTCGACCCGAGCACTTTCGAAATCTGGGGCGCGCTGCTCCACGGAGCCCATCTCGTCGGCATCACCGCCGACCCGGCGCGCGAGCCGTACGAACTCGCCGCCCAGGTCCAGGCCGAAGCCATCACCATCATGTTCGTCACCACCGCGGTGCTCCATCTCATGGCGCGCCAGGTGCCGGACGCCTTCCGCGATGTCCACACGCTGGTCTTCGGAGGCGAAGCCGCGGACCCGCTGGCCCTGCGCGAAGTGCTCCGGCACGGGCCACCCCGGAGGCTGCTCAACGGCTACGGGCCCACCGAATGCACGGTCTTCTCCACCTTCGACCCCATTGATTCGCCCCCACCGTTGGGACGCCCCGTGCCCATTGGCCGCGCCATCACGAACGGTCCCGTCTACCTGTTGGACGCACACCTGCGGCCGGTGCCCATCGGCGTCCCCGGAGAGCTCTACGTCGCGGGCGAGCGCCTGGGCCGTGGGTACTTCAACCGCCCGGAGCTCACCGCGCGGACCTTCGTGCCAGACCCCTTCAGCACGCGGCCCGGTGCGCGCCTCTACAAGACGGGAGACCTGGGCCGGCACCTGCCCGACGGCCGCATCGAGTACCTGGGGCGCGTCGACCTGCAGGTGAAGATTCGCGGCTTCCGGGTGGAGCTGGGTGAGATTGAGGAACAGTTGCGCCAGCACCCGGCCGTGAAGGACTGCACGGTGGTGGCGCTCCAGGCAGGCGGAGACCGCAAGCTCGCCGCGTATGTCGTCGCGCGTGATGAGCCGCCCGCTCAGGCCTCGCTGCGCACCTGGCTGCGGGACCGGCTGCCAGAGCACATGGTGCCCGCGTCATTCACCCTGCTGCCCACGCTGCCGCTGACTCACAACGGCAAGGTGGACCGCCGCGCCCTGCCCTCGCCCGAGCCCGCGCAGGGAGATGCCTCCAGCTATCAGGCGCCTCGCAACTTCACGGAGGAGGTGCTTTGCCGGCTGTGGGCCTCGCTCCTGGAGATGGAGCGCGTGGGCATCCACGACAACTTCTTCCACCTCGGCGGCCATTCGCTCCTCGCCACGCAAGTCGTGTCGCGGGTCCGCGCCGAGCTTGGCGTCGAGCTGTCACTGCGCACGCTGTTCGCGGGCCCCACGGTGGCCCAGTTGGCGCAACAGCTCTCCAGTCCAGAGACCTCGGTCGCGCTCGCGCGTCCCGTGCCGCCCCTGCGCCGGGTGCCTCGCGAGGGCGCGCTGCCCGTGTCCTTCGCCCAGGAGCGGCTCTGGCGATTCTTCCAGCGGGCCCCCGAGTCCAGCGCCTACAACATCCCCCGCGCGTTCCGGCTGACGGGCCCGCTGGAGCCTCGCCACCTCGAAGCCGCGTTCCAAGGGCTCATCGCCCGGCACGAAGCGCTGCGCCTCACCTATGCCGAAGAGGCGGGCGTGCCCGTGCAACGGATTCAGCCACCGCCCTCCTTCCAGCTTCGGCAGGTGGACCTCCGAGGCAGGGAGGACCGGGAAGAGGAGGCCCTGCGCGACATGCTGTCGTCCGCGCTGCGCCCGTTCGACCTGACGCGAGGCCCCCTCATGCACGCGTCGCTGCTGCGCCTGGGGGACGAGGAACACATCGTCTTCTTCTGCATGCACCACATCGCATCGGATGGCTGGTCCCTGGGCATCCTCGCGCGCGAGCTGGGCCGGCTCTACACGGCCAGCGTCACGGGTGAAGACGCGGGGCTGCCGCCGCTGACCATTCAGTACCCGGACTATGGGACGTGGCAGCGCGACTGGCTGTCGGGTGACGAGCTGAAGGAACGGATTGGCTTCTGGCAGAAGGCGCTCGAGGGGGCGCCGACGCTGTTGAACCTGCCCACGGACCGGCCTCGACCGCCGACGCGGACGTTCACCGGGCTTCGACTGCCCGTGGACTTCGGCGCCGAGCGCAGCCGGGCATTGCACGGCCTCTGTCGCCGCGAACAGGTGACGCCCTTCATGGCGCTACTGGCGGCCTTTGGCGCCGTGCTGGCCCGATACGCGGGACAGGAGGAGGTCATCATCGGCTCGCCCATCGCCAACCGGCTCCAGCCGGAGCTGGAGCCGCTCATCGGGATGTTCGTCAACGGGCTGTGCCTGCGCGTCAACCTGCGTGGACGGCCACCCTTCCGCGAGCTGCTCCAGCGGGTGCGCGAGGAAACCCTGGCGGGTTATGCCCACCAGGAGGTGCCCATCGACCAGGTCATCGCGTCGCTCGGAGTGGAGCTGCCAGCCAACCGGCCACCCGTATTCCAGACGATGTTCGTCCTGCAGAACACGCCCACCGCGCCGCTGGAGTTCCCAGGCCTCACCGTGACGCCCGTCCCCGTCAACCGCGGCTCCGTGACCTACGAGCTCACCCTGGCGCTCTCGGAGACCTCCGAGGGATTCACCGGCACGCTGGAGTTCAACACCGATTTGTTTGAAACCCACACCGCTGAACGGCTGCACGCGAACCTTGTAAAACTATTGGACGACGTGTTGATAAATCCACACATGCCAATGACAGTCACCCCTGAATGA
- a CDS encoding DUF6068 family protein, producing the protein MPMRHVTYSAAALLGAALSVLPGCGGTKSNSPSPMDAQDQSFSTRQAAEAWSRARVGDRVSYAFSASQGPSPEGGDTARTVEGRLTLDVVSVQAPWVWVRVAYTDAAGGALPSTRLAKDLVVPVRSDETRPLDVPHSGTASAESPSLAGRTWEALRYVSDQRPVDGPLRSRVYANDSGPLYLTRGLLEATVETAGFRTPGRIQLSLQELNEGSPATRTPVPALERPLGPGAYYDRKVDIAPTHEVARVCITAERGYVLRTEGPVGAGGAPCSDFSQAEPEPLEDLLMSLPWEVLSSGDWPPVGASSARVTFTAGSRSVPAVTEQRPEDVDGTQHVFSETYAADPWASELAGMPYEARFQPLASGTERTGAGGKRESVGETRMVNWGPWLGVQ; encoded by the coding sequence ATGCCAATGCGCCACGTCACCTATTCTGCCGCCGCGCTGCTGGGCGCGGCTCTGTCAGTCCTCCCTGGCTGTGGGGGCACGAAGTCAAACAGCCCCTCGCCGATGGATGCCCAGGATCAGTCCTTTTCGACCCGCCAGGCGGCTGAAGCCTGGAGCCGCGCTCGCGTGGGGGACCGCGTCAGCTACGCCTTCTCCGCGTCGCAGGGCCCATCACCCGAAGGTGGTGACACCGCGAGGACGGTGGAGGGCCGTTTGACGCTGGATGTGGTGTCCGTCCAGGCGCCGTGGGTCTGGGTCCGCGTGGCGTACACGGATGCCGCGGGAGGCGCGCTGCCCTCGACGCGGCTGGCCAAGGACCTGGTGGTGCCCGTGCGCTCGGACGAAACGCGCCCGCTCGACGTTCCTCACTCGGGCACGGCCAGCGCGGAGAGTCCCTCCCTCGCGGGGCGCACCTGGGAGGCCCTCCGTTATGTCAGTGACCAGCGCCCCGTGGACGGGCCGCTGCGCTCGCGCGTGTATGCGAATGACTCGGGGCCGCTCTACCTCACCCGGGGCCTGCTCGAGGCCACGGTCGAGACGGCCGGGTTCCGCACGCCGGGCCGCATTCAACTGTCATTGCAGGAGCTGAACGAGGGCTCGCCCGCCACCCGCACGCCCGTCCCCGCGCTGGAGCGGCCGCTGGGGCCTGGCGCGTACTACGACAGGAAGGTGGACATCGCGCCCACGCATGAGGTGGCGCGTGTCTGTATCACCGCCGAGCGCGGCTATGTCCTGCGCACGGAGGGGCCGGTGGGCGCGGGCGGGGCCCCGTGCTCCGACTTCTCCCAGGCGGAGCCGGAGCCCCTGGAGGACCTGCTGATGAGCCTGCCCTGGGAAGTGCTGTCCTCCGGGGACTGGCCTCCCGTGGGTGCTTCCAGCGCGCGGGTCACCTTCACCGCGGGAAGTCGCTCCGTGCCCGCGGTCACGGAGCAGCGTCCCGAGGACGTCGACGGCACACAGCACGTCTTCTCGGAGACCTACGCGGCGGACCCCTGGGCGTCGGAGCTCGCGGGCATGCCGTATGAAGCTCGCTTCCAGCCGCTCGCCAGCGGCACCGAGCGCACGGGCGCGGGCGGCAAGCGCGAGTCCGTGGGCGAGACGCGCATGGTGAACTGGGGGCCGTGGCTCGGCGTGCAGTAG
- a CDS encoding M57 family metalloprotease yields MPMFQKMFKGAAVLVVSGSALLTGCGADMQGGELGEQEEIIANVTEAGFPADDVMVHEGKVYVGRDAHVTLEASREMAELAKQGPEHYRTTNRVTVTTICVNPTSAFTSYSRLNTGLTQAINNYNALGLTIRLQRGGSGCQASITAQTTSGAGGSAGFPSGGRPYGVINIGTGLQSYNQGVSTHVIAHEIGHALGLRHTDYFNRSISCGGAAQNEGTAGVGAVHIPGTPTTNVTSTTSIMNSCFSASSTGVFTSSDRTALNWLF; encoded by the coding sequence ATGCCCATGTTCCAGAAGATGTTCAAGGGAGCTGCAGTCCTCGTGGTGAGCGGTAGCGCGCTGCTGACCGGCTGCGGTGCCGACATGCAGGGCGGAGAGCTGGGCGAGCAGGAGGAGATCATCGCCAACGTCACCGAGGCCGGCTTCCCCGCGGACGACGTCATGGTCCACGAAGGCAAGGTCTATGTCGGCCGCGATGCGCACGTGACGCTCGAGGCGTCGCGCGAGATGGCCGAGCTGGCCAAGCAGGGCCCCGAGCACTATCGGACCACCAACCGCGTCACCGTCACCACCATCTGCGTCAACCCGACGTCCGCGTTCACGTCCTACAGCCGCCTGAACACGGGCCTCACGCAGGCCATCAACAACTACAACGCCCTGGGCCTCACCATCCGGCTGCAGCGCGGTGGCTCGGGCTGCCAGGCGAGCATCACCGCCCAGACGACGTCCGGCGCGGGTGGCTCGGCGGGCTTCCCCTCCGGTGGCCGTCCCTACGGCGTCATCAACATCGGCACGGGCCTGCAGAGCTACAACCAGGGCGTGAGCACGCACGTCATCGCGCACGAGATTGGCCACGCGCTCGGCCTGCGTCACACGGACTACTTCAACCGCAGCATCAGCTGCGGTGGCGCGGCCCAGAACGAGGGCACCGCGGGCGTGGGCGCCGTCCACATCCCGGGCACGCCGACGACCAACGTCACGTCGACCACGTCCATCATGAACTCCTGCTTCAGCGCCTCCTCGACGGGCGTCTTCACGTCGTCCGATCGCACGGCCCTCAACTGGCTGTTCTAA